The following DNA comes from Curtobacterium sp. 9128.
CGGGCGAGATCGACGAGAAGTCACTCGGCGACCTGCTGTCGGACAACATCGGCACGGTCATCGCCTTCATCGTGAGCTTCGTCGTCATCTCGCGGCTGTGGCTGTCGCACCACCGGCTGTTCGAGGCGACACAGTCGTACTCGACCCTGGTGCTGCGGGTGAACTTCGTCTGGCTCGCGAGCATCGCCTTCCTGCCGTTCTCGTCGAACCTCATCGCCCACGAGGCCGAGGACGCCGGCGTGAACGCGTTCTACATCGGCACCATCGCCCTGTCGAGCCTCAGCATGTCCGTGATGCAGTGGGCCGTGTGGCGCGACCCCGAACTCATCCGGCCCGGTGGTCGGCAGATGCTGCACCCGATCGACGGCACCGTGACCTTCGTCGCGCTGATCGTCGCGCTCGTGGGTGCCACGATCCTGCCGGCGCCCGGTCCGTTCTGGCTCTTCATCCTGGTTCCGGCCGGGTGGGTCTCGACGTGGCTGGAGCGGCGGTACAGCGCCCGCGAGAAGACGTCACAGCACGACACGTGACGCCGAGGGGGCTGTACAACCGGACAGGTTCGTGCAGAATGGTCTGCGGCCATGACGACTCTCCGCGACGCAGACCAGCACCCCGGCACCCCGGTGGTGCACACTTCTCGTCGCGCTGCCCTCGAGGCCGAGCGCGCCGCCGCCAAGGCGAAGCCCGTGAGACCCGCGAAGCCCATGAGACCCGCCAAGCCCGCGAAGCCGACCTCCCGCTTCACCCGCGTCCCCCGCCGCAGTGTCGCCACCACGAAGCCACCGCTCACCACGAAGCAGCGCACCAGTCGCCTCACCGTGACGAGCGCCCTCGCCGCCTTCGTGATGTTCGCCGCGTCCGCGATGCCCGCACACGCGAGCCCGACGACGTCGACCGCGACCACCACGCTCGCACCCACGGTCAGCACCCAGGACTTCGCCGTCACCCAGGCCGTCGCCACGGCGACCACGAACCGCGACGGCTTCACCGTCGGCGGCAGCGGCGGCGCGACCGCCGGCGCCGAGGTCACCTTCGGCGGCGACGTCCGTTCCCCGTTCCCGAAGCCGGTCAGGATGAGCTCGGGCTTCGGGTACCGCTCCGCTCCCTGCGGCGCGTGCTCGTCGCTCCACCAGGGTCTCGACTTCAACCCCGGCATGGGCGCACCGATCGGCGCGGTCGCGGCGGGGACGGTCCGGGTCTCCGGCACGTACTTCTCGTACGGCAACGCGGTCATCATCGACCACGTGGTCGACGGCCGCGAGGTCTCCACGCTCTACGGCCACATGATCCCGGGGTCGTCGCCGCTCAAGGTGGGGGACGAGGTCACGGCCGGGCAGTTCGTCGGCTTGGTCGGCTCGTCGGGTGTCTCGACCGGTGCACACCTGCACCTCGAGGTCCTGATGGACGGAACGCTGCCAGTGGACCCCCGCGCCTGGATCGAGTCCCACACAGGGCGCTCGCTCTAGGGATCCGTCCACATTCGCAGCCCGCTGTGGCGGGAATCCCAGCGGACCTGTGCAAGATCACAGGCATGGATGACTCCCACAGTCCCGGGCCCCGCTGATGGGCGCCGACACCTGGATCGCCTTCGGGCTGGTCGTGCTCTTCGTCCTCGTCGGCGGGGTGTTCGCCGCCGCGGAGATCGCGCTCGTCTCGCTCCGCGAGTCGCAGCTCCAGCAGCTGGAGCACCGCGGCAGCAGGGGCGCCAGGGTCGCAGCACTCGGCCGTGACCCGAACCGCTTCCTCTCCGCGGTGCAGATCGGCGTGACCGTCGCGGGGTTCTTCTCCGCCGCGTACGGTGCGTCCTCGATCGCCCCCGACGTCGCACCGCTGTTCCAGGGCCTCGGTCTCGCGCAGGGCACCGCCGAGACGGTCGCCCTCGTCGCGATGACCCTCGTGATCGCCTACCTGTCGCTCGTCTTCGGCGAACTCGTCCCGAAACGCCTGGCACTGCAGCGCGCGGAGGGCTTCTCGATGCTCGTCGCGCCGACGCTCGACCGCTTCGCGACGCTGATGCGCCCGACGATCTGGGTCCTGTCGAAGAGCACCGACGCCGTGGTGCGGCTGCTCGGCGGCGACCCGAACGCTCGGAGTGAGTCCATGAGCACCGAGGAGCTCCGCGGCCTGGTCTCCGAGCACGACGCCATCGACGAGCAGGGCCGCCGGATCGCCCGCAGCGCACTCGACGCCCAGGGCCGGATCCTCCGGGAGTCGATGCGCCCGTGGTACGACGTCGCGACGCTCGACGCCGGGCAGAGCATCGCCGAGGCCACCGACCTCGCGCTCGACCTCGGCCACACCCGGTACCTCGTCACCGCGGGCTCGCGAGACGACGTGGCGGGGTTCGTGCACCTCCGCGACCTCCTCCGGCCAGCGGACGCGAGCGCCCCGGTGCACACGATCGCGCGCCCGCTCGTCGCGTTCCCCGAGACCAAGTCCCTGTCGAGCACGATCGCCGAACTCCGCACCGGCGGGCAGCAGATCGCGTTGGTCGTCGACGAGTACGGCGGCAGCGCCGGCATGGTCACGCTCGAAGCGCTGCTCGAGGACCTCGTCGGCCGCATCCGCGACGAGTACGACGAACCCGTCTCCGTCAGCGACGGTGTGGAGGGATCGACCGTGCTGGAGGACCTCGCCGCCGACGGTGGCCCGGTCCTGCCCGACGGCGACTACGAGACGGTCGGCGGCCTGGTCCAGGTCCACCTGGACCGCGTCCCGCAGGTGGGCGACGTCGTCGAGGTGGGGGAGCACCGCCTCGCGGTGACCGCCATGGACGGTCACCGCGTCGCCCGGGTCACGATCGAGCAGCAGCCGGCCAGTAGACAGGACGCGACCAGCTGACGGACAGGAGGCTCGGTGCCAGCCGACACCGAGCCTCCAGTCCGACGGTCCACCAGTCAGAAGTCGGTGCCCCGGCTCACCGACTCCCACGCGTCCACCTCGGCGCGCAGCGCGTCGAGCGCCGCGCGGAAACCGTCGGACGCGTCGTTGCCGAGCAGCAGCAGGTACGGGGTCTCGTCGGCCTCGACCGCGGTGATCAGCGCCTGCGCTGCCTTCGCCGGATCGCCCGGCTGCGTCCCGTGCACCGTGTCGTGCTCGATGCGGCGCTTCCCCGCGGTGTCCGCGTAGGCCTCGATCGGCGTGGCGGACTGCGTCAGGGACCGCCCGGCGAAGTCGGTCCGGAACGCTCCCGGCTCCACGACCATCACGTCGATGCCGAGCGGCTGGACCTCTTTCCGGAGCGACGCGGACAGGGCCTCGGTCGCGGCCTTGACCGCGGAGTAGAAGCCGGAGCCCGCGGGGGAGATCCGCGCGCCGATCGACGAGATGTTCACGATCGTGCCGGTCCCGCGCGCCCGCATGCCGGGCAGCACGGCCTGGACGAGCCGGGTCGGCCCGAAGACGTGTGTGTCGAACAGGCGCTGGACGGCCTCCGGCTCGCCCTCCTCGACGGCGGCGCGGTACCCGTACCCGGCGTTGTTCACGAGCACGTCGACCCGGCCGAACCGCTCCTCGGCAGCGGCGACCGCTGCGGTCACGGCGGACGGGTCGGTGACGTCGAGCGACAGGGCGAGGGCGCGGTCGGGTGCGGTGTCGGCGATGTCCTGCACGCGTGCGGCGTCCCGTGCGGTGACGACGACGGACCCGCCGGCGGCGAGTACCGCCTCGGCGAAGGCCCGCCCGAGTCCGGTGGAGCAGCCGGTGATGAACCATGTGGTGTCGGTCATGTCGCCCATGCTGGCGCGCAGCGGGGGTCCGAGACGGGTTCCGCTGGTACCTGCCTCGCTCCCGGGTGCAGCACGTACCCTTCTCGCCATGGGTATCGACGTGCGCAGCGAGATCCGCGACTTCCTGTCCTCACGGCGGGCGCGGATCACTCCGGACCAGGCTGGCATGCCCTCGTTCGGCGGTGGGGTCCGTCGGGTGCCCGGGCTGCGGCGGCACGAGGTCGCGATGCTGGCCGGGGTCAGCGTGGACTACTACACGCGGCTCGAACGGGGCTCGCTCAAGGGTGTCTCGGACAGCGTGCTCGACGGCCTCGCGCGGGCGCTGCAGCTCGACGAGGACGAGCGGACGCACCTGTGGGACCTCGCCCGGCTCGCCAACTCCGGCGTGAAGACCCTGCACAAGACGATGCCGACCCGGATCCGCCCGGGCGTGCAGCGACTCCTCGACGCGATCACGGGTGCGCCGGCGTGGGTGCGGAACGAGCGCGGGGACGTCCTCGCGGCGAACGAGCTCGGCCGGGCCCTGTACGCGCCGATGTTCGCCGGACCCGGTCGCCCGGTGAACTCCGCGCGCTTCACCTTCCTCGACCCGGCAGCCCGGATGTTCTTCATGGACTGGGCGCGGACGGCGCGGGACTCGGTCGCGATCCTCCGTGCGGCAGCGGTGGCGAACCCGTGCGAACCGGGGCTCGTGACACTCGTCGGGGAGCTCTCCACCCGCAGCGAGGAGTTCCGCACGTGGTGGGCCGAGCACGACGTCCGCATGCACCGCACCGGCAAGAAGCGGATCGACCACCCCGTCGTCGGTGCGCTCGAACTCGACTACGAGGCACTCGAGCTCGTCGCCGACCCCGGCCTGACGATGTTCACGTACAGCGCGGAGCCCGGTTCGCCGTCCGAGCGTTCGCTGGCGCTCCTCGGCACCTGGGCCGCGACGGAGCGGGCGGAGCAGTACGCCGCCCTGCGCGAGTCCGAGTCCGAGTCGATCGACTGACGCGGGCGCGTCGCGCTCCGCCGTAGGCTGAGCCCGTGACCAGGACTGCGGACGGCTCGGCGGGGGACGCCGACTACGGCACGATCGGCGCCGGGTACGGCAGGTACCGCCGCCCGGAGCCCACGTTCGCCCGGGCGATCGCGAAGGCCCTCGGCGATGCCCGTACCGTCCTCAACGTCGGCGCAGGAGCCGGTTCGTACGAGCCCAGGGACCGCGACGTCACGGCCGTGGAGCCGTCGGAGTCCATGCGGGCGCAGCGCCCCCCGGAGCTCGCGACGGCGATCGACGCCACCGCCGAGGACCTACCGTTCGCGGACGACACATTCGACGCCGCGATGACGACGTTCTCCGTGCACCAGTGGACCGACCTGGAACGCGGTCTCGCCGAGGTGCGCCGTGTGACGAGGGGACCGGTCGTCGTGCTCACGTGCGACCCCGACCGCGTCGAGGACTACTGGCTCGCCGAGTACGCCCCCGACGTGATGGCGACCGAGGCCCGTCGGTACCCCGCGCTCGACCGCATCGCCAGCGCCCTCGGCGGCGACGTCGACACCACCCGCATCCCGATCCCCTTCACGTGCGTCGACGGGTTCTCCGAGGCGTACTACGGCCGACCCGAGCGGCTCCTCGACCCAGGCGCCCGCAAGGCGAACTCGGCGTGGTCCTTCGTCGACGAGATGAGCGCGGCCCGCAGTGTCGCCGCACTCCGGACCGCGCTCGAGACCGGCGCGTGGGACGACCGACACGGCGCCCTGCGCGTCCAGCCCTCGTACGACGGCTCGCTCGTGCTCTTGACAGCGGCTCCTAGACTGGTCGGATGAGCAACCGTTCCGAGGAGGTCGTCGGCGCCCACAGCGCCGGCATCAGGGCCTGACGCCCCCGGTCGTGTCCGTCGGACGCGGCCACCGTCGTCGTGCACACGGCGTCGACCCTCCTCCAGAACACCCGCTCGGTGCGGCGCATCCACGCGCCCCGAGCGGCTCGACCGAAACGGTTCACCATGCTCCCCATCAGCGAGACGACCATCCGCGCGTCCTTCGTCAACGCCTCCCGCAAGGAGACGAGCGACATCACCCTGCCCACCGACTTCGAGGACATCGTCTGGGACGACCTCGACTACCTCGGCTGGCGCGACCCGAAGATCGGTCGGCGTGCGTACGTCGTCGTGCCGACCCTCGACGGCGAACTCGTCGGCATCCTGTTCCGCCAGGCCGACGCCTCGCCGAACTCCCGGGCGCAGTGCACGTGGTGCCAGGACGTGAAGCTCCCGAACGACGTCGTGTTCTACAGCGCGAAGCGGTCCGGCAAGGCCGGTCGGAACGGCAACACCGTCGGCACCCTGGTGTGCGAGGAGTTCCAGTGCTCCCGCAACGTCCGGAAGCTGCCGCCGCCCGCCTACGAGGGCTACGACGTCGAGGCTGCTCGGATCCAGCGGATCGAGGACCTGCAGCTCCGCGCGGCGGCCTTCGCCGCCGAGGTCTGAGGCGACCACAGCGTCTGAGACGTCCACAGCGTCTGGGACGGCCACAGCGTCTGAGACGACCACAGGGCGGACGGGAGGCACGGTGCCAGGCCGCCACGAGCCTCCCGTCCGTCGTCGGCCGCGTTTCAGGTCTGTGGCCGGCCGACCAAGGGGACACCGGACGGAAATGCCCGTGAAACACGCGTTCCATAGCGTTGCCGCATGGACCTCGGCGATTTCAACGACGCGACCGCCCTCGACGCAGCCACGACCGTCCGCGGGTGGGCCGATGTGCCCGATTGGGTGGACGCCCTCGTCGCAGCACGGCCGTTCGGCTCCGTCGCCGCACTGATCGACCGTGCGCGCGCCGACGCTGCGGACTGGGGCGGGCCCGAGCTCGACGCGGCACTCGCGCACCACCCGCGCATCGGGGAGCGGGCGACCGACGCGTCCTCGGCGCGGGAGCAGTCCTCGATGCGCACCGCCGACGACGACGTCGCCGCACGGATCGCCTCCGGCAACACGGCCTACGAGGAACGGTTCGGCCGCGTGTTCCTGGTGCGCGCTGCCGGACGGACCCCCTCGGAGCTGCTCGCGGAGCTGACCCGACGGCTGTCGAACGAGCCGTCCCGCGAGACGGACGAAGCCGCCCGGGCGTTGGCCGACATCGCCGTGCACCGCATCCGCGCGACGTTCGGCGTCGCGCACCTGACCACGCACGTCCTCGACGCGACGACCGGCACGCCTGCCGTCGGCGTCGGGCTGACGCTCCGCGGACCAGCCGGGGACGTCGTCGCGACCGGGACGACGGACGCCGACGGCCGTGCCGCCCTCGGACCGGACGTGCTCGCTCGCGGTGACCACGAACTCCGCTTCGCGACCGGCGCCTGGTTCGCCGACGCGGGCGTCCCGACGTTCCACCCGTCCGTGACCGTGGCGTTCACCGTCGCGGGCACCGACCACCTGCACGTACCACTGCTGCTGAGCCCCTTCGCCTACAGCACCTACCGAGGGAGTTGACCCATGACCGTCCACCTGGGACCGAACAAGTACGGCAAGGCCGAGAACCGTCTGGTGCGGGTCACCCGTCACGGTGACCGGCACGAGCTCGCCGACCTGACGGTGACGTCGCAGCTCACGGGCGCCTTCGACGAGTCCTTCACGACCGGCGACAACGCGTCGATCATCGCGACGGACACGCAGAAGAACACGGTGTTCGCCTTCGCCAAGGAGTACGGCGTGGGCGCACCGGAGGACTTCCTCGCGCTGCTCGCCTCGCACTTCACCACCGAGTTCGACTGGGTGACCGGCGGGCTCTGGCAGGCGGAGGTCCACCCGTGGGAGCGCATCACCGTCGACGGGCAGCCGCACGACCACTCGTTCCGGCGGACCGGTTCGGGCACCAGGCTCGCGGCCGTGCAGGTGTCGGACGGGCAGCAGCACGTCACCGGCGGGGTGAAGGACCTCGTCGTCCTGAAGTCGACCGGCTCGGAGTTCCACGGGTTCCCGCGGACGCGGTTCACGACGCTGCCGGAGGTCACGGACCGGATCATGGCGACCGAGGTCACCGCGCGCTGGCGCTACCTGCCGGAAGCGGTGTCGGCCGGGATCGACTACGACGAGGTGTACGCGTCCGTCGTGGAGGTCATGCTCGAGCAGTTCGCGACCGTGCACTCCCTCGCGCTGCAGCAGACCCTGTTCGAGATGGGCCGCGCGGCGATCGAGCTCCGACCGGAACTCGCCGAGGTGCGCTTCGCGATGCCGAACAAGCACCACTTCGTCGTGGACCTGTCGCCGTTCGACATGACGAACGAGAACGAGGTGTTCATCGCTGCCGATCGTCCCTACGGACTCATCGAGGGGACGGTCGTGCGCGACGGTGTCGAGGACGCCCCCGCGGCGTGGGAGCACCTCCCCGCGTTCATCTGACGGGGACGCCCCCTTCGCGCCGAGACGCCGCCGAAACCCCGAGACGCCGCCGAAACCCCGGGCGTCTCGGGGGTTCGGCGGCGTCTCGCGGAGCGCGGGAGCCGGCCACCGAGCGCGACCCGAGCAGCAGGTTCAGCAGGATCGCGGCGACGGCCCCGGCCGAGATACCCGAGTCGAAGATCAGCGTGAACCACGTCGGGAACTCGCCGTAGATCGCGGGCGCGATCGTCGGCAGCAGCCCGATGCCGAGGGGCAGCGCCACCACGAGCACGTTCCGGTTGTCGAACCGCACCTTCGAGAGCGTCCTGATGCCGCTCGCCGCGACCATCCCGAACAGCGCCACCCCGGCACCACCGAGGACCGCGTGCGGGATCGCCTCGACCACCGCGGCGACCTTCGGCACCAGCCCGAGTACGACGAGGATCCCGCCGGCAGCCGTGGCGACGTAGCGCGAGCGCACCCCGGTCAACGCCACGAGGCCGACGTTCTGCGCG
Coding sequences within:
- a CDS encoding class I SAM-dependent methyltransferase, which codes for MTRTADGSAGDADYGTIGAGYGRYRRPEPTFARAIAKALGDARTVLNVGAGAGSYEPRDRDVTAVEPSESMRAQRPPELATAIDATAEDLPFADDTFDAAMTTFSVHQWTDLERGLAEVRRVTRGPVVVLTCDPDRVEDYWLAEYAPDVMATEARRYPALDRIASALGGDVDTTRIPIPFTCVDGFSEAYYGRPERLLDPGARKANSAWSFVDEMSAARSVAALRTALETGAWDDRHGALRVQPSYDGSLVLLTAAPRLVG
- a CDS encoding FBP domain-containing protein, which gives rise to MLPISETTIRASFVNASRKETSDITLPTDFEDIVWDDLDYLGWRDPKIGRRAYVVVPTLDGELVGILFRQADASPNSRAQCTWCQDVKLPNDVVFYSAKRSGKAGRNGNTVGTLVCEEFQCSRNVRKLPPPAYEGYDVEAARIQRIEDLQLRAAAFAAEV
- a CDS encoding helix-turn-helix transcriptional regulator; translation: MGIDVRSEIRDFLSSRRARITPDQAGMPSFGGGVRRVPGLRRHEVAMLAGVSVDYYTRLERGSLKGVSDSVLDGLARALQLDEDERTHLWDLARLANSGVKTLHKTMPTRIRPGVQRLLDAITGAPAWVRNERGDVLAANELGRALYAPMFAGPGRPVNSARFTFLDPAARMFFMDWARTARDSVAILRAAAVANPCEPGLVTLVGELSTRSEEFRTWWAEHDVRMHRTGKKRIDHPVVGALELDYEALELVADPGLTMFTYSAEPGSPSERSLALLGTWAATERAEQYAALRESESESID
- the pucL gene encoding factor-independent urate hydroxylase → MTVHLGPNKYGKAENRLVRVTRHGDRHELADLTVTSQLTGAFDESFTTGDNASIIATDTQKNTVFAFAKEYGVGAPEDFLALLASHFTTEFDWVTGGLWQAEVHPWERITVDGQPHDHSFRRTGSGTRLAAVQVSDGQQHVTGGVKDLVVLKSTGSEFHGFPRTRFTTLPEVTDRIMATEVTARWRYLPEAVSAGIDYDEVYASVVEVMLEQFATVHSLALQQTLFEMGRAAIELRPELAEVRFAMPNKHHFVVDLSPFDMTNENEVFIAADRPYGLIEGTVVRDGVEDAPAAWEHLPAFI
- a CDS encoding oxidoreductase, with translation MTDTTWFITGCSTGLGRAFAEAVLAAGGSVVVTARDAARVQDIADTAPDRALALSLDVTDPSAVTAAVAAAEERFGRVDVLVNNAGYGYRAAVEEGEPEAVQRLFDTHVFGPTRLVQAVLPGMRARGTGTIVNISSIGARISPAGSGFYSAVKAATEALSASLRKEVQPLGIDVMVVEPGAFRTDFAGRSLTQSATPIEAYADTAGKRRIEHDTVHGTQPGDPAKAAQALITAVEADETPYLLLLGNDASDGFRAALDALRAEVDAWESVSRGTDF
- a CDS encoding hemolysin family protein translates to MGADTWIAFGLVVLFVLVGGVFAAAEIALVSLRESQLQQLEHRGSRGARVAALGRDPNRFLSAVQIGVTVAGFFSAAYGASSIAPDVAPLFQGLGLAQGTAETVALVAMTLVIAYLSLVFGELVPKRLALQRAEGFSMLVAPTLDRFATLMRPTIWVLSKSTDAVVRLLGGDPNARSESMSTEELRGLVSEHDAIDEQGRRIARSALDAQGRILRESMRPWYDVATLDAGQSIAEATDLALDLGHTRYLVTAGSRDDVAGFVHLRDLLRPADASAPVHTIARPLVAFPETKSLSSTIAELRTGGQQIALVVDEYGGSAGMVTLEALLEDLVGRIRDEYDEPVSVSDGVEGSTVLEDLAADGGPVLPDGDYETVGGLVQVHLDRVPQVGDVVEVGEHRLAVTAMDGHRVARVTIEQQPASRQDATS
- a CDS encoding TMEM175 family protein gives rise to the protein MARMLRTERGLDRLVNFSDATVAIAITLLLLPLVDVAGEIDEKSLGDLLSDNIGTVIAFIVSFVVISRLWLSHHRLFEATQSYSTLVLRVNFVWLASIAFLPFSSNLIAHEAEDAGVNAFYIGTIALSSLSMSVMQWAVWRDPELIRPGGRQMLHPIDGTVTFVALIVALVGATILPAPGPFWLFILVPAGWVSTWLERRYSAREKTSQHDT
- the uraH gene encoding hydroxyisourate hydrolase, which encodes MRATFGVAHLTTHVLDATTGTPAVGVGLTLRGPAGDVVATGTTDADGRAALGPDVLARGDHELRFATGAWFADAGVPTFHPSVTVAFTVAGTDHLHVPLLLSPFAYSTYRGS
- a CDS encoding M23 family metallopeptidase, producing MRPAKPAKPTSRFTRVPRRSVATTKPPLTTKQRTSRLTVTSALAAFVMFAASAMPAHASPTTSTATTTLAPTVSTQDFAVTQAVATATTNRDGFTVGGSGGATAGAEVTFGGDVRSPFPKPVRMSSGFGYRSAPCGACSSLHQGLDFNPGMGAPIGAVAAGTVRVSGTYFSYGNAVIIDHVVDGREVSTLYGHMIPGSSPLKVGDEVTAGQFVGLVGSSGVSTGAHLHLEVLMDGTLPVDPRAWIESHTGRSL